A DNA window from Candidatus Baltobacteraceae bacterium contains the following coding sequences:
- a CDS encoding sigma-70 family RNA polymerase sigma factor: MTDWLADRFEENRPHLRGVAYRMLGSLDDAEDAVQEAWLRLSRQPSDGIENIGGWLTTVVSRICVDMLRARQAKREESLELNIPDFVISRDESPEEQALMADSVGLALLVVLDSLSPAERLAFVLHDMFAMPFDDIAPIVGKSPEAARQLASRARRRVQRATPPDTGLAQRRTVVDAFVAAAREGDFEGLVAVLHPDVLLRADREPALRGIRGAHEVASLAAAFSKVVARMELVMVNGTPGIVSYLPNGEPLSVMGFVIAGNRISEMYVISQGERVQQLIGTLS, from the coding sequence ATGACGGATTGGCTCGCGGATCGGTTCGAAGAGAACCGGCCGCACTTGCGAGGCGTGGCGTACCGGATGCTCGGGTCGCTCGACGATGCCGAGGATGCGGTGCAGGAAGCGTGGCTGCGGCTCAGCCGGCAGCCCAGTGACGGCATCGAAAATATCGGCGGTTGGCTGACGACGGTGGTGTCGCGCATTTGCGTGGACATGCTGCGCGCGCGTCAGGCCAAGCGCGAAGAATCGCTCGAGCTCAACATTCCGGATTTCGTCATCAGCCGCGACGAGAGCCCCGAAGAGCAAGCGCTCATGGCGGATTCCGTAGGCTTGGCATTGCTCGTCGTGCTCGACAGCCTTTCGCCCGCAGAACGCCTCGCATTCGTTCTGCACGATATGTTTGCGATGCCGTTCGACGACATCGCGCCGATCGTCGGCAAGTCACCTGAGGCCGCTCGGCAGCTCGCTAGCCGCGCACGCCGCCGCGTGCAACGCGCGACGCCGCCGGACACGGGATTGGCGCAGCGACGGACGGTCGTCGACGCGTTCGTCGCGGCGGCGCGCGAAGGCGATTTCGAAGGACTCGTCGCGGTGCTGCATCCAGACGTCCTGCTGCGCGCCGATCGCGAACCCGCTTTGCGCGGCATTCGCGGCGCACACGAAGTCGCTTCACTCGCCGCCGCGTTCTCCAAGGTGGTTGCGCGCATGGAGCTCGTAATGGTCAACGGAACGCCGGGAATCGTTTCTTATCTTCCCAATGGCGAGCCGCTGTCGGTGATGGGCTTCGTCATCGCCGGCAATCGCATTAGCGAAATGTACGTGATCTCCCAAGGAGAGCGCGTACAACAACTCATCGGCACCCTTTCTTGA
- a CDS encoding M1 family metallopeptidase, giving the protein MNVRTTLLLIAVLVAAAGTGARAATAKLSNDVVPVSYDLSVHPFAPGPTVEGSETIVVRLGHDLGAVTLNQLQVNVREATIDGQPVRPALSDKLQQLTLVASRRLSAGEHSLHLDFVSHPSFPGFQVTGTPANLYYATAFEPSQARASFPCFDEPQFRARFTLHVKAPAAATVISNMPETRVTPDSDGMSVHDFQPTPPMPTYLVTYDIGKFTHADGEVDGKPVRIFAAPGREAQERAVLSDTEAIVPFYTKFFSTPYPLPKLDVVVVKGGFDSALEGWGAINVYDENEVFGDQLGREELLAHEIAHQWVGDLVDMAWWRDTFVAEGLAEFAERQAVAHVFSGVTSWIDDDSDVGAILNRPIKPGTKPLIGARIATDLNDDDFQAFDLATYDKGAAIVRQWQRLVGDEAFARAIAGYLRAHAYGSATFEQFWSAFPEPNARAYASAWFEHPGYPIVTLDASCIGGTSHVSVSQRAFVADATVGAAYRRQLWPFPLVLRVAGRERVLSVPAQPYSRFEVPGCGVSAVDDDFRPYMRLLYRGDALRDIAARAPRERNRLLQDYSAAQQYGYVTGGDYEAIISAAGSLNDIDGLTVRSIASRFSDIAGAVRGSASFATIANIDERVLRPVIPGALDGITDFWSAQAQSSALMALADVGDARFSTQAREVTLERAASGWPMGRSGMAWSAAAAGGVTAGQADVERVESMLRAGQFQELGQVFLTHVSDKTLLAEILDDAIRDRHIAGDSFSEFLFDVGSMHPDVAYEYLRAHLRSVRATLPPSQQAYAICSGVANALWPAASPKTLEAFLASIVSPNDRAVLLKADTEIERHWHDRQTLERELRAPS; this is encoded by the coding sequence GTGAACGTCAGAACGACGTTGCTCCTGATTGCCGTCCTTGTCGCGGCGGCCGGTACCGGCGCGCGCGCGGCCACGGCAAAGCTTTCCAACGACGTCGTTCCGGTATCGTACGACTTGAGCGTTCACCCGTTCGCGCCCGGACCGACCGTGGAAGGCTCCGAAACGATCGTCGTGCGCCTCGGGCACGATCTGGGCGCCGTTACCCTTAATCAACTGCAGGTCAACGTTCGCGAGGCGACCATCGACGGCCAACCGGTCCGTCCCGCACTATCCGACAAGCTGCAGCAGCTGACACTCGTTGCATCCCGAAGGTTGAGCGCCGGCGAACATTCGCTGCACCTCGACTTCGTAAGCCACCCGTCGTTCCCCGGATTCCAAGTCACGGGAACGCCCGCTAACTTGTATTACGCCACCGCATTTGAGCCGTCACAGGCGCGTGCCTCGTTTCCGTGTTTCGACGAGCCGCAGTTTCGCGCGCGCTTCACCTTGCACGTGAAAGCGCCGGCGGCCGCGACGGTCATCTCGAATATGCCCGAGACGCGCGTCACCCCGGACTCCGACGGGATGTCCGTGCACGATTTCCAGCCGACGCCGCCGATGCCCACGTATCTCGTGACGTACGATATCGGCAAGTTCACGCACGCCGACGGCGAAGTCGACGGCAAGCCGGTTCGCATCTTTGCGGCGCCCGGCCGAGAGGCGCAAGAGCGCGCGGTGCTGAGCGATACCGAAGCGATCGTGCCGTTCTACACGAAGTTTTTCTCGACCCCGTATCCCTTACCGAAGCTCGACGTCGTCGTCGTTAAGGGCGGCTTTGACTCAGCGCTCGAGGGGTGGGGCGCGATCAACGTCTACGACGAAAATGAAGTTTTCGGCGACCAGCTGGGCCGAGAAGAACTGCTCGCCCACGAGATCGCGCACCAGTGGGTCGGCGATCTCGTCGACATGGCGTGGTGGCGCGACACGTTTGTCGCCGAGGGGCTTGCCGAGTTCGCCGAACGGCAAGCCGTCGCGCACGTTTTCTCCGGCGTCACCTCCTGGATAGACGACGATAGCGACGTGGGGGCCATCCTGAACCGCCCGATCAAGCCGGGCACGAAGCCTTTGATTGGCGCGCGCATCGCCACCGACCTCAACGACGACGACTTTCAGGCATTCGACCTGGCGACCTACGATAAGGGCGCCGCGATCGTGCGACAGTGGCAGCGGCTCGTCGGCGACGAGGCGTTTGCGCGCGCGATCGCCGGTTATCTGCGGGCGCACGCCTACGGAAGCGCGACGTTCGAACAGTTTTGGAGCGCGTTTCCCGAGCCCAACGCACGGGCGTATGCCAGTGCGTGGTTCGAGCATCCCGGCTATCCCATCGTCACGCTCGACGCGTCGTGTATCGGGGGAACGTCGCACGTATCGGTCTCGCAGCGCGCGTTCGTTGCCGATGCCACGGTGGGCGCCGCATATCGTAGGCAGCTCTGGCCGTTTCCGCTCGTGCTTCGCGTGGCGGGTCGGGAGCGCGTGCTGTCGGTTCCTGCGCAGCCGTACAGCCGGTTCGAAGTACCCGGCTGCGGCGTCTCGGCGGTCGATGACGATTTCCGGCCCTATATGCGACTGCTGTACCGCGGCGACGCATTGCGCGACATCGCCGCGCGCGCTCCACGCGAACGAAACCGGCTACTGCAAGACTACAGCGCGGCGCAGCAATACGGGTACGTGACCGGCGGCGACTACGAAGCCATCATCAGCGCCGCGGGTTCACTCAACGACATCGACGGGCTCACCGTCCGCTCCATCGCCTCGAGATTCTCTGACATCGCCGGCGCGGTGCGCGGCTCAGCCTCGTTCGCGACCATCGCGAACATCGACGAGCGAGTTCTGCGTCCGGTGATTCCCGGCGCGCTCGACGGCATTACCGACTTTTGGTCCGCGCAAGCGCAAAGCAGCGCCTTGATGGCACTGGCCGACGTCGGCGATGCGCGCTTCTCGACGCAGGCCCGCGAGGTGACGCTCGAGCGCGCGGCGTCGGGGTGGCCGATGGGCCGTTCGGGAATGGCGTGGTCGGCGGCCGCTGCAGGCGGCGTGACGGCAGGCCAAGCTGACGTCGAACGCGTCGAGTCGATGTTGCGCGCCGGGCAGTTTCAAGAGTTGGGGCAAGTGTTTTTAACGCACGTCTCGGATAAGACCCTGTTGGCCGAGATTCTCGACGACGCGATTCGCGATCGCCACATCGCGGGCGACTCGTTCAGCGAGTTTCTCTTTGACGTCGGCTCCATGCACCCGGACGTCGCGTACGAGTATCTGCGCGCGCACCTGCGCTCGGTTCGTGCAACGCTTCCTCCGTCGCAACAGGCCTACGCCATTTGCAGCGGCGTTGCCAACGCGCTCTGGCCCGCCGCGAGCCCGAAGACGCTCGAAGCGTTCCTCGCGAGCATCGTGTCGCCGAACGACAGAGCGGTTCTGCTCAAAGCCGACACGGAAATCGAGCGACACTGGCACGACCGCCAAACCCTGGAACGCGAACTGCGAGCGCCCTCGTGA
- a CDS encoding squalene/phytoene synthase family protein, which translates to MPVTPGADRLNLEAADAYCRFLTGRHYENFSVASSFVDAEKRRDLARIYAFCRSTDDLGDESPTETIALQRLARWKDETAAMLQGAPPNHPVLLALQQTIGHRRMPAQPFLDLIEANVMDQTVKSYATWPELIHYCTLSAAPVGRMVLRVFGLEGAELEQLSDDVCIGLQLANHAQDVSRDAQVGRCYLVDTDLTQGGNDGAVRAMVERARALLASGKALEKHAPLALRLQLALYRLGGLAICRSIEAVGYKTESHRPHVSTATKVSLVLRAALEGLA; encoded by the coding sequence ATGCCCGTCACTCCCGGTGCGGACCGCCTGAACCTCGAGGCGGCCGACGCGTACTGCCGATTCCTCACCGGCCGTCACTACGAAAACTTCAGCGTCGCCTCGTCCTTCGTCGACGCCGAAAAGCGTCGCGACCTCGCTCGCATCTACGCCTTTTGCCGTTCGACCGATGACCTCGGCGACGAGAGTCCGACCGAGACCATCGCGCTGCAGCGCCTGGCGCGCTGGAAGGACGAGACGGCAGCGATGCTGCAAGGGGCACCGCCCAACCATCCGGTGCTCCTCGCGCTCCAGCAGACGATCGGGCATCGCCGCATGCCGGCCCAACCGTTCCTCGACCTCATCGAGGCCAACGTCATGGATCAAACCGTCAAGTCGTATGCGACCTGGCCCGAGCTCATTCATTATTGTACGCTCTCCGCTGCGCCGGTCGGCCGTATGGTGCTGCGGGTGTTCGGCCTGGAAGGCGCCGAGCTCGAGCAGCTCTCCGACGACGTTTGCATCGGTCTCCAGCTCGCCAATCACGCCCAAGACGTCAGCCGCGACGCCCAAGTGGGCCGCTGCTATTTGGTCGACACCGATCTGACTCAGGGCGGCAACGACGGCGCCGTCCGCGCCATGGTGGAGCGGGCTCGGGCATTGCTGGCTTCCGGTAAGGCCCTCGAAAAGCACGCCCCTCTGGCCCTGCGCCTTCAACTGGCGCTCTACCGTCTGGGAGGGCTGGCGATCTGCCGCTCGATCGAAGCGGTTGGGTATAAAACCGAAAGCCACCGGCCCCACGTATCGACGGCGACGAAGGTATCGCTGGTACTGCGTGCCGCATTAGAGGGGCTTGCTTAA
- a CDS encoding ArsI/CadI family heavy metal resistance metalloenzyme gives MKTHLNLATKDLNKSVAFYSALLGAEPAKVLADYALFITDDPGLELALDVRTHVQTGTDSHYGVYVESADDVDTAIGRLEAAGLVSSIEREETCCYANQTKVWATDPEGRRWEVYTVHEETSDRDNAETTCCSSDAAERECRA, from the coding sequence ATGAAAACGCACCTCAACCTCGCCACCAAGGATCTCAATAAAAGCGTCGCGTTCTACTCAGCGCTGCTTGGCGCCGAGCCGGCGAAAGTACTCGCCGACTACGCGCTGTTTATTACTGACGATCCGGGCCTCGAGCTTGCGTTAGATGTGCGCACGCACGTGCAAACCGGAACGGACTCGCACTATGGCGTCTACGTGGAGTCTGCAGACGACGTCGACACTGCCATCGGGCGGTTAGAAGCAGCCGGGCTCGTGTCGTCGATCGAGCGCGAAGAAACGTGCTGCTACGCCAATCAAACCAAAGTGTGGGCAACCGATCCTGAAGGCCGACGCTGGGAGGTCTATACCGTGCACGAAGAGACCAGCGACCGCGACAACGCCGAAACGACGTGCTGCTCTAGCGATGCCGCCGAACGTGAATGTCGCGCGTGA
- a CDS encoding aquaporin — protein MTLARRATAEAVGSALLLAGVVGSGIMAERLAGGNVALALLANALATGGVLVAIILAFGPISGAHFNPAVTLVDAANGGLPWRDVPAYLAAQTGGAVAGVVVANVMFGEPAVFFSHHARNGAPVLLAEFVATFGLLAVIWGCTRHQSHLTAFAVAAYIVGAYWFTASTSFANPAVTIARSLSNTFAGIAPRDVPAFIVAELLGAFAATALFASPRESMEGVVATMKRSVLFVCIHNSARSQMAEALLNARCAGEFVAESAGLEPGRLNPLAVSAMREIGIDISGNQTKSAFDVFRSGKQYAYVITVCDETSAERCPVFPGGARRLHWSFADPGATEGTWDERLAQTREIRDTIGARVDAWCSEMCEPAGTT, from the coding sequence GTGACGCTCGCTCGACGCGCGACCGCCGAAGCCGTCGGTAGCGCGCTGCTGCTCGCGGGCGTCGTCGGCTCGGGGATCATGGCCGAGCGACTCGCCGGTGGGAACGTCGCGCTGGCGCTGCTCGCCAACGCGCTTGCGACCGGCGGCGTACTGGTAGCCATCATCCTCGCGTTTGGGCCGATCAGCGGCGCACACTTCAATCCCGCAGTTACGCTGGTCGATGCCGCCAACGGCGGACTGCCGTGGCGCGACGTGCCCGCGTATCTCGCGGCGCAGACCGGTGGCGCCGTCGCCGGCGTGGTCGTTGCCAACGTCATGTTCGGGGAGCCCGCGGTCTTTTTCTCGCACCACGCTCGGAACGGCGCTCCGGTCTTGCTCGCCGAGTTCGTTGCGACGTTTGGGTTGCTCGCGGTGATTTGGGGTTGTACGCGACATCAATCGCACCTCACTGCATTCGCCGTCGCAGCTTATATCGTCGGCGCCTACTGGTTCACCGCCTCGACCTCGTTTGCCAACCCGGCCGTTACGATCGCGCGTTCGCTCAGCAACACGTTCGCCGGCATCGCCCCGCGCGACGTCCCGGCATTTATCGTTGCCGAACTCCTTGGCGCGTTTGCCGCAACGGCACTCTTTGCTTCGCCGCGTGAGTCGATGGAAGGAGTCGTCGCTACCATGAAACGTTCCGTTCTCTTTGTTTGCATTCACAACTCGGCGCGAAGCCAAATGGCCGAGGCATTGCTCAACGCGCGTTGCGCCGGTGAGTTCGTCGCCGAAAGCGCCGGACTCGAGCCGGGCCGGCTCAATCCGCTCGCGGTTTCCGCGATGCGCGAAATCGGCATCGACATCTCGGGCAACCAGACGAAGAGCGCTTTCGACGTGTTTAGAAGCGGTAAGCAGTACGCGTACGTGATTACGGTCTGCGATGAGACGAGCGCCGAACGATGCCCGGTCTTCCCCGGCGGCGCGCGCCGGCTGCATTGGAGCTTCGCAGACCCCGGTGCGACTGAGGGCACCTGGGACGAACGGTTAGCGCAAACGCGTGAGATTCGCGATACAATCGGGGCGCGTGTCGACGCCTGGTGCTCCGAGATGTGCGAGCCGGCCGGAACCACTTAG
- a CDS encoding class I SAM-dependent methyltransferase, with protein MDLSEHAAANRAYWDRKSDEYQSAHGEQLAAHPMAWGAWSIPESELNILGDVVGKDVLEFGCGAAQWSIALTKGGARCVGLDNSERQLEHARANQRAAGVDFPLIHASAENVPLPGASFDIVFCDHGAMTFADPFRTVPEAARLLRPAGLFAFSIGTPVLFVCWNKSADRIGTTLRENYFDLRRDDDGSSVVFTLPYGKWIELFRDNGFEVEALIELRPPPNAQTTYNDFVTYEWARNWPAEHVWRVRLR; from the coding sequence ATGGACCTCAGCGAGCACGCCGCAGCTAATCGCGCCTACTGGGATCGCAAAAGCGACGAGTATCAATCGGCGCATGGCGAGCAGCTCGCGGCGCATCCGATGGCGTGGGGCGCCTGGTCGATTCCGGAAAGCGAACTAAATATTCTCGGCGACGTCGTAGGCAAAGACGTTCTGGAGTTCGGCTGCGGCGCCGCACAATGGTCGATCGCGCTCACCAAAGGCGGCGCGCGCTGCGTCGGGCTCGACAACTCCGAACGCCAGTTAGAACACGCGCGGGCAAACCAACGAGCGGCCGGTGTGGACTTTCCGCTGATCCACGCTTCCGCCGAAAACGTCCCGTTGCCCGGCGCGTCGTTCGACATCGTGTTTTGCGACCACGGGGCAATGACGTTCGCCGACCCGTTCCGCACGGTGCCCGAAGCAGCGCGCCTGTTGCGCCCGGCCGGTCTGTTCGCATTTTCAATCGGAACCCCGGTACTGTTCGTCTGCTGGAACAAATCCGCCGACCGGATCGGGACGACCCTCCGGGAAAACTATTTCGACCTTCGCCGCGACGACGACGGATCGAGTGTGGTGTTCACGCTCCCGTACGGCAAATGGATCGAGCTCTTTCGCGACAACGGTTTCGAAGTCGAAGCCCTCATCGAGTTGCGTCCGCCGCCCAATGCGCAAACAACCTACAACGACTTCGTCACGTACGAGTGGGCGCGAAACTGGCCCGCAGAGCACGTCTGGCGTGTCCGCCTCCGCTAG
- a CDS encoding DUF1801 domain-containing protein: protein MSKSPSKLIDEQIAELGDWRGKTLAKVRALIKSADPDVVEEWKWRGVPTWYHDGKIICTGESYKAAIKTTFANGAKLKDPSKLFNSSLEGNVRRAIDFAEGEKIDEKAFKALVREAVDLIELGAKPKKVAAKARPKRA, encoded by the coding sequence ATGAGTAAGTCACCATCAAAGTTGATCGACGAGCAGATTGCCGAGCTGGGAGACTGGCGCGGCAAGACGCTCGCCAAGGTCCGCGCGTTGATCAAATCCGCCGATCCCGACGTCGTCGAGGAGTGGAAGTGGCGCGGGGTGCCGACGTGGTATCACGACGGCAAAATCATCTGCACGGGCGAGTCCTATAAAGCTGCAATCAAGACCACGTTCGCCAACGGCGCCAAGCTCAAGGATCCGTCCAAACTCTTCAACTCGAGCCTCGAGGGGAACGTGCGCCGCGCAATCGATTTCGCCGAAGGTGAAAAGATCGACGAGAAGGCGTTCAAGGCGCTCGTTCGTGAGGCGGTGGACCTCATCGAATTGGGCGCTAAGCCTAAGAAAGTCGCCGCTAAAGCGCGTCCCAAGCGAGCTTGA
- a CDS encoding ATP-binding cassette domain-containing protein: protein MPKLYFQGVTKIYGRRVVVDCACLAVAGGTIHALEGPNGSGKSTLFEIAAGFLKADKGIVVLERDDGRSLILDVRPPSGRAADGLAYVPQTPHFLAGLSTLDNLKLAAPKSVPAIFAGLESLRLTRLLDQRPCDMAGSDRVFLALALAYVQEPQFLIVDEPFPGLSAFDLVHCVAILRRFRERGTGILLTDHNAHAILEIADTISIIRDGSIVFSSSAQEARASAEATKLYFRVNA, encoded by the coding sequence TTGCCGAAGCTGTATTTTCAGGGCGTTACCAAAATCTACGGACGCCGCGTCGTCGTCGATTGCGCGTGCCTTGCCGTTGCCGGCGGCACCATTCATGCATTGGAGGGCCCCAACGGCAGCGGCAAGAGTACCCTATTCGAAATCGCGGCCGGCTTTCTAAAAGCGGACAAGGGCATTGTGGTTCTCGAGCGCGACGACGGCAGATCGCTCATCCTCGACGTTCGCCCGCCGAGTGGACGCGCCGCCGATGGCCTAGCGTACGTTCCACAAACGCCGCATTTCTTGGCCGGTTTATCGACGTTGGATAATCTCAAGCTTGCCGCGCCCAAATCCGTACCTGCAATCTTCGCCGGCTTAGAAAGCCTGCGCCTCACGCGGCTGCTCGACCAACGCCCGTGCGATATGGCGGGATCGGATCGGGTGTTTCTCGCCCTCGCGCTGGCCTACGTGCAAGAGCCGCAGTTCCTGATCGTCGACGAGCCGTTCCCTGGTCTTTCGGCTTTTGACTTGGTGCATTGTGTGGCGATTCTTCGGCGGTTTCGCGAGCGCGGTACGGGGATTTTGCTGACTGACCATAACGCCCACGCTATTCTCGAGATAGCCGACACCATCAGCATCATTCGAGACGGCTCGATCGTGTTTTCGAGCTCGGCCCAGGAGGCGCGTGCCTCCGCTGAAGCCACAAAGCTCTACTTTCGAGTCAATGCTTAG
- a CDS encoding GAF domain-containing protein has protein sequence MNSAMNKPIVGYILAFVAIAMLALIFGEAWSPLTHTTWGVGMAPSGDRAAVARVLPSSAAYKAGVRVGDQIDVMSMPLGDRMRLRSAFSPIGTQITLPIVRNGQRQLVTIVAGPRAGTSRLSGWSFLLGGSIALLIVALIAWRKPSTATAALVLYGMGSCTTGGVVAQFSWLRDPWYAIVAIFVVTAFSTLPVAALLPFIVRFPRPPETHPGRIRLRVADGLFWAAAVLCLFEALYEPVLYASWFAFDTAMTMGLMALVLAFAVMAYRDAGGEDRRRIGWVLTGLIISAAGYTAFNTMDTFMVGGWIAPFAAIAATQLLQCALPLALGYAVLRHRVLDIGFALNRTMVYGVITAMVVVVVSLVDWLSSRLISEQRWALAFEAVITIGFGFALNYIHGKTERLVDRIVFRARHLAEKRIEYRIGALGFSSSASAIDEALADDAPRILDLSSAAVFGRLAENEPFTRKASFGWNDGSTSAIIDDSLLVRTLRSLERPVVLDDVAIAVDNAPDGAARPAIAIPIVTQHELIGFALFGSRSDGALPDPEEIGLLAQLCSAAGNAYGAVEARQWRERAATLERSLALQSS, from the coding sequence ATGAACTCCGCGATGAATAAACCAATCGTGGGCTATATCTTAGCGTTCGTCGCCATCGCCATGTTGGCGCTGATCTTTGGCGAGGCATGGTCGCCGCTGACGCATACCACCTGGGGCGTGGGAATGGCTCCGTCGGGCGACCGCGCTGCCGTAGCTCGCGTTTTGCCGAGTAGCGCAGCATACAAAGCCGGCGTTCGCGTCGGCGATCAGATCGACGTCATGTCCATGCCGCTCGGCGATCGCATGCGCCTACGATCGGCTTTTAGCCCAATCGGTACGCAGATCACCTTGCCGATCGTTCGGAACGGACAGCGGCAACTCGTAACGATCGTTGCAGGGCCGCGCGCGGGCACGTCGCGCCTGTCTGGATGGTCTTTCCTCCTAGGCGGTTCCATAGCACTGCTGATCGTCGCCCTTATTGCGTGGCGAAAGCCTTCCACCGCCACGGCAGCGCTCGTGCTCTACGGCATGGGCTCGTGCACGACGGGCGGCGTGGTCGCGCAGTTTTCGTGGCTCCGCGACCCCTGGTATGCGATTGTCGCAATATTCGTCGTCACGGCGTTCTCGACTTTGCCCGTTGCGGCGCTCCTGCCGTTCATCGTGAGGTTTCCTCGTCCGCCCGAAACACACCCAGGGCGAATCCGCTTGCGTGTCGCGGACGGCCTGTTTTGGGCGGCCGCGGTCCTCTGCCTATTTGAGGCGCTGTACGAGCCGGTCTTATATGCTAGCTGGTTCGCGTTCGACACGGCCATGACGATGGGTCTGATGGCGCTCGTACTGGCGTTTGCGGTGATGGCTTATCGCGATGCAGGCGGCGAAGACCGCCGGCGTATCGGCTGGGTCCTCACTGGTCTAATCATCAGTGCCGCGGGATACACGGCATTCAACACGATGGATACGTTCATGGTCGGCGGCTGGATCGCTCCGTTCGCGGCAATAGCTGCGACGCAGCTGCTGCAATGCGCGTTGCCGCTCGCGCTTGGGTACGCCGTGCTGCGCCATCGCGTGCTCGACATAGGCTTCGCTCTCAATCGCACGATGGTCTACGGTGTAATTACCGCGATGGTCGTCGTCGTGGTCAGCCTCGTCGACTGGCTCAGCAGCCGCCTGATCAGCGAACAGCGCTGGGCGCTCGCTTTCGAGGCCGTGATTACCATTGGCTTCGGCTTTGCACTGAACTACATTCACGGCAAAACCGAGCGTCTCGTCGACCGCATCGTCTTTCGCGCGCGTCACCTTGCCGAAAAGCGCATCGAGTATCGCATCGGCGCGTTGGGATTTTCATCGTCGGCGTCGGCGATCGATGAAGCGCTGGCGGACGACGCCCCGCGGATACTGGATCTGTCGTCTGCCGCTGTCTTCGGCCGTCTCGCGGAGAACGAGCCGTTCACGCGCAAGGCGTCCTTCGGTTGGAACGACGGATCCACTTCGGCGATTATCGACGATTCGCTCCTGGTTCGCACGCTGCGCTCGCTCGAGCGCCCGGTGGTACTCGACGACGTGGCGATCGCCGTCGACAACGCTCCGGACGGCGCAGCACGTCCGGCGATTGCGATTCCGATCGTTACGCAGCACGAGCTTATCGGCTTCGCGCTCTTCGGCAGCCGCAGCGACGGCGCGCTGCCCGATCCAGAAGAGATCGGGCTACTCGCGCAACTCTGTTCGGCTGCCGGAAACGCTTACGGTGCGGTCGAGGCGCGGCAGTGGCGCGAGCGCGCCGCCACCCTCGAACGATCGTTAGCGCTACAAAGCTCCTAG
- a CDS encoding VOC family protein: protein MNNVNLIIYPAADVAKAKAFYTTLLGTQPYADSPYYVGFKAGETEIGLVQKKPGMDGALAYVNVDDINAALAALVAAGAEKVQDPTDVAQGLLVATVKNLDGTPVGLRQFPKS, encoded by the coding sequence GTGAATAACGTTAACCTCATTATCTATCCGGCCGCGGACGTGGCCAAGGCCAAAGCGTTCTACACGACGTTGCTTGGTACGCAGCCGTACGCCGACAGCCCATATTACGTCGGCTTCAAAGCCGGCGAGACCGAGATCGGGCTCGTGCAAAAGAAGCCGGGGATGGACGGGGCGCTCGCGTACGTGAACGTTGACGACATCAATGCGGCGCTAGCGGCGCTGGTTGCGGCCGGCGCCGAAAAGGTGCAGGATCCAACCGACGTCGCTCAGGGACTACTCGTCGCAACCGTTAAAAATCTCGACGGAACGCCCGTCGGACTGCGTCAGTTCCCGAAATCATGA
- a CDS encoding metalloregulator ArsR/SmtB family transcription factor encodes MQRCCQPARVAGEAFESESRLFKAVADPYRLRMLATLARASAEVCVCDFTDALPLNQPTVSHHLRILREAGLVTCERRGTWVYYELAPDALARVNAAVGNVFEQKVLA; translated from the coding sequence ATGCAGCGATGCTGTCAGCCTGCACGGGTAGCCGGCGAGGCTTTCGAGAGCGAGAGTCGGCTCTTCAAAGCCGTCGCGGACCCATATCGTCTCCGAATGCTCGCCACACTCGCGCGCGCATCGGCGGAAGTCTGCGTTTGCGACTTCACCGACGCGCTGCCCCTTAATCAGCCGACCGTATCGCATCATCTGCGGATCCTGCGTGAAGCCGGGCTCGTCACGTGCGAGCGTCGCGGCACGTGGGTGTACTACGAGCTCGCACCCGACGCGCTCGCCCGTGTCAACGCCGCCGTCGGCAACGTCTTCGAACAGAAAGTGCTCGCATGA